In Gopherus flavomarginatus isolate rGopFla2 chromosome 1, rGopFla2.mat.asm, whole genome shotgun sequence, a single genomic region encodes these proteins:
- the LOC127037636 gene encoding carbonyl reductase [NADPH] 1-like, with product MSSTPVALVTGGNKGIGFAIVRDLCKQFTGDVYLTARDPGRGQAAVTKLQEEGLNPLFHQLDIDNLQSIRTLRDFLKEKYGGLNVLVNNAGIAFKVADTTPFAIQAEVTMRTNFFATRDVCTELLPLIKPHGRVVNVSSMASVSALARCSQDLQQKFRNDTITEEELVKLMTKFVEDTKNGVHEKEGWPNTAYGVSKIGVTVLSRIQAQMLNKERKADRILLNACCPGWVRTDMAGPNATKSPEEGAETPVYLALLAPDADGPHGQLISEKKVQKW from the exons ATGTCCAGCACCCCAGTAGCTCTGGTGACCGGGGGCAACAAAGGGATTGGATTTGCTATTGTGCGGGATCTGTGTAAGCAGTTCACTGGGGATGTGTACCTGACAGCCCGGGATCCAGGACGGGGTCAGGCTGCGGTGACaaagctgcaggaggagggactGAACCCACTTTTCCACCAGCTGGACATCGACAATCTGCAGAGTATCCGGACTCTGCGGGACTTCCTGAAGGAGAAATATGGAGGGCTGAATGTGCTGGTTAACAACGCAGGGATTGCTTTCAAAG TTGCTGATACCACTCCATTTGCTATTCAAGCAGAGGTTACAATGAGGACAAACTTTTTTGCAACAAGGGATGTCTGCACGGAGTTGCTACCCCTCATAAAGCCTCATG GCAGAGTAGTGAATGTATCTAGCATGGCAAGTGTATCAGCTCTGGCAAGATGTAGCCAGGACCTGCAGCAGAAGTTTCGTAATGACACAATCACTGAGGAGGAGCTAGTGAAACTCATGACAAAGTTTGTGGAGGATACCAAGAACGGAGTGCATGAGAAGGAGGGCTGGCCAAATACTGCTTACGGTGTGTCCAAAATTGGAGTCACGGTCTTGTCCAGAATCCAGGCCCAGATGTTGAACAAGGAAAGGAAAGCTGATCGAATTCTTCTAAATGCTTGTTGCCCTGGATGGGTGAGAACCGACATGGCAGGTCCCAATGCCACTAAAAGTCCAGAGGAGGGAGCTGAGACTCCAGTTTATTTAGCCCTTTTAGCTCCTGATGCTGATGGGCCTCATGGGCAGCTGATTAGTGAAAAGAAAGTGCAAAAGTGGTAA